The following are from one region of the Sardina pilchardus chromosome 4, fSarPil1.1, whole genome shotgun sequence genome:
- the ppp2r3b gene encoding serine/threonine-protein phosphatase 2A regulatory subunit B'' subunit beta isoform X3 — protein MRMKELSLRQDPDLRKELALLARGCDFVLPSRFKKRLRAFQQGQAQVKKEEPITPALSESVPKFYFPRGRPKANLNIDHLISKIEKIFSQFPNERATIEDMGNVAKACECPVYWKAPLFCAAGGDRTGFVSVHKFVAMWRKTLQTCHDDASKFLHLLAKPGCNYLEQEDFIPFLQDVVNSHSGLAFLKEAADFHSRYMTTVVQRIFYNVNRSWTGKITSSELRKSSFLQNVALLEEEEDVNQLTEYFSYEHFYVIYCKFWELDTDHDLFIDQKDLARHNDHAISNRMMERIFSGAVTRDRRVHKEGRLTYADFVWFIISEEDKRTETSIEYWFRCMDLDGDGVLSMYELQHFYEEQCQKLETMAIEPLPFHDCLCQMLDLVRPEVEGKITLRDLKRCKMSHIFFDTFFNIDKYLDHEQRDPFSVVRDGETEGQDISDWERYAAEEYDILVAEETANEQYHDGGVFYTYEDVLEPMEEHGSGLQGEKRHFFNIPNPHCNLDLEEYEYEDDFE, from the exons atgagGATGAAGGAGTTGTCTCTGCGGCAGGACCCGGACCTGAGGAAGGAGCTGGCCCTGCTGGCCCGTGGCTGCGACTTTGTGCTGCCCTCGCGCTTCAAGAAGAGGCTCCGCGCCTTCCAGCAGGGACAG GCCCAGGTCAAGAAAGAGGAGCCCATTACGCCGGCGCTAAGTGAAAGCGTTCCAAAGTTCTACTTCCCTCGGGGGCGGCCCAAAGCCAACCTCAACATCGACCATCTCATTTCCAAGATAGAGAAAATATTTTCCCAATTCCCCAATGAAAGGGCCACCATTGAGGACATGGGGAACGTTGCCAAG GCCTGTGAGTGCCCTGTCTACTGGAAGGCCCCATTGTTCTGTGCGGCTGGAGGGGACAGGACGGGCTTCGTGTCCGTTCACAAGTTCGTGGCCATGTGGAGAAA aacACTGCAGACCTGTCACGATGACGCATCCAAATTTCTGCACCTTTTGGCCAAGCCTGGCTGTAATTACTTGGAACAAGAGGACTTTATTCCATTCCTGCAG gatgtggTGAACTCACACTCGGGCCTTGCCTTTCTGAAGGAGGCGGCGGACTTCCACTCCCGCTACATGACCACG GTAGTCCAGAGAATATTCTATAACGTCAACAGGTCATGGACAGGCAAGATCACCAGCTCAGAGCTCCGCAAGAGCAGCTTTCTTCAG AACGTGGCtttgctggaggaggaggaggatgtgaaCCAGCTGACCGAGTACTTCTCCTACGAGCATTTCTACGTCATCTACTGCAAGTTCTGGGAACTGGACACAGACCACGATCTCTTCATCGACCAGAAAGACTTGGCGCGGCACAATGACCATG CCATTTCAAACCGCATGATGGAGAGGATATTCTCTGGAGCAGTGACGAG ggaTCGGAGAGTCCACAAGGAGGGCCGGCTGACGTATGCTGACTTTGTGTGGTTCATCATCTCCGAGGAGGACAAGAGGACCGAGACCAG CATAGAGTACTGGTTCCGCTGCATGGACCTGGACGGGGACGGGGTGCTGTCCATGTACGAGCTGCAGCACTTCTACGAGGAGCAGTGCCAGAAGCTGGAGACCATGGCCATCGAGCCCCTGCCCTTCCACGACTGCCTCTGCCAGATGCTGGACCTCGTCAGGCCGGAGGTGGAAG GGAAAATAACCCTTCGTGACTTGAAAAGGTGCAAGATGTCCCACATATTCTTCGACACCTTCTTCAACATCGACAAGTACCTGGACCACGAGCAGAGGGACCCTTTCTCCGTAGTGAGG GATGGAGAGACTGAGGGCCAGGACATCTCCGACTGGGAGAGATACGCTGCGGAGGAGTACGACATCCTGGTGGCGGAGGAGACGGCCAACGAGCAGTACCACGACGG TGGAGTGTTCTACAC GTACGAGGACGTCCTGGAGCCCATGGAGGAGCACGGCTCGGGCCTGCAGGGTGAGAAACGGCACTTCTTTAACATCCCCAACCCCCACTGCAACCTGGACCTGGAGGAGTACGAGTACGAGGACGACTTTGAGTGA
- the ppp2r3b gene encoding serine/threonine-protein phosphatase 2A regulatory subunit B'' subunit beta isoform X4 yields the protein MACYFLPLWSLAHFFKHKDDMDDVPLLNGHLHAYHQAQVKKEEPITPALSESVPKFYFPRGRPKANLNIDHLISKIEKIFSQFPNERATIEDMGNVAKACECPVYWKAPLFCAAGGDRTGFVSVHKFVAMWRKTLQTCHDDASKFLHLLAKPGCNYLEQEDFIPFLQDVVNSHSGLAFLKEAADFHSRYMTTVVQRIFYNVNRSWTGKITSSELRKSSFLQNVALLEEEEDVNQLTEYFSYEHFYVIYCKFWELDTDHDLFIDQKDLARHNDHAISNRMMERIFSGAVTRDRRVHKEGRLTYADFVWFIISEEDKRTETSIEYWFRCMDLDGDGVLSMYELQHFYEEQCQKLETMAIEPLPFHDCLCQMLDLVRPEVEGKITLRDLKRCKMSHIFFDTFFNIDKYLDHEQRDPFSVVRDGETEGQDISDWERYAAEEYDILVAEETANEQYHDGGVFYTYEDVLEPMEEHGSGLQGEKRHFFNIPNPHCNLDLEEYEYEDDFE from the exons ATGGCTTGTTATTTTTTACCCCTGTGGTCTCTGGCACATTTTTTCAAACATAAAGACGACATGGATGACGTCCCTCTACTGAATGGTCACTTGCATGCCTATCATCAG GCCCAGGTCAAGAAAGAGGAGCCCATTACGCCGGCGCTAAGTGAAAGCGTTCCAAAGTTCTACTTCCCTCGGGGGCGGCCCAAAGCCAACCTCAACATCGACCATCTCATTTCCAAGATAGAGAAAATATTTTCCCAATTCCCCAATGAAAGGGCCACCATTGAGGACATGGGGAACGTTGCCAAG GCCTGTGAGTGCCCTGTCTACTGGAAGGCCCCATTGTTCTGTGCGGCTGGAGGGGACAGGACGGGCTTCGTGTCCGTTCACAAGTTCGTGGCCATGTGGAGAAA aacACTGCAGACCTGTCACGATGACGCATCCAAATTTCTGCACCTTTTGGCCAAGCCTGGCTGTAATTACTTGGAACAAGAGGACTTTATTCCATTCCTGCAG gatgtggTGAACTCACACTCGGGCCTTGCCTTTCTGAAGGAGGCGGCGGACTTCCACTCCCGCTACATGACCACG GTAGTCCAGAGAATATTCTATAACGTCAACAGGTCATGGACAGGCAAGATCACCAGCTCAGAGCTCCGCAAGAGCAGCTTTCTTCAG AACGTGGCtttgctggaggaggaggaggatgtgaaCCAGCTGACCGAGTACTTCTCCTACGAGCATTTCTACGTCATCTACTGCAAGTTCTGGGAACTGGACACAGACCACGATCTCTTCATCGACCAGAAAGACTTGGCGCGGCACAATGACCATG CCATTTCAAACCGCATGATGGAGAGGATATTCTCTGGAGCAGTGACGAG ggaTCGGAGAGTCCACAAGGAGGGCCGGCTGACGTATGCTGACTTTGTGTGGTTCATCATCTCCGAGGAGGACAAGAGGACCGAGACCAG CATAGAGTACTGGTTCCGCTGCATGGACCTGGACGGGGACGGGGTGCTGTCCATGTACGAGCTGCAGCACTTCTACGAGGAGCAGTGCCAGAAGCTGGAGACCATGGCCATCGAGCCCCTGCCCTTCCACGACTGCCTCTGCCAGATGCTGGACCTCGTCAGGCCGGAGGTGGAAG GGAAAATAACCCTTCGTGACTTGAAAAGGTGCAAGATGTCCCACATATTCTTCGACACCTTCTTCAACATCGACAAGTACCTGGACCACGAGCAGAGGGACCCTTTCTCCGTAGTGAGG GATGGAGAGACTGAGGGCCAGGACATCTCCGACTGGGAGAGATACGCTGCGGAGGAGTACGACATCCTGGTGGCGGAGGAGACGGCCAACGAGCAGTACCACGACGG TGGAGTGTTCTACAC GTACGAGGACGTCCTGGAGCCCATGGAGGAGCACGGCTCGGGCCTGCAGGGTGAGAAACGGCACTTCTTTAACATCCCCAACCCCCACTGCAACCTGGACCTGGAGGAGTACGAGTACGAGGACGACTTTGAGTGA
- the ppp2r3b gene encoding serine/threonine-protein phosphatase 2A regulatory subunit B'' subunit beta isoform X2: MPSPQVLQPVLKMKVDELFLNWLSESNTQVVLKEYLWKIKNGDKIELGSGDSKDNSTSFLSENGHSPTSKGTPDRTSTPGSTASNPPSSTLPSASGGLARVGASARALRRSVSTKKAQVKKEEPITPALSESVPKFYFPRGRPKANLNIDHLISKIEKIFSQFPNERATIEDMGNVAKACECPVYWKAPLFCAAGGDRTGFVSVHKFVAMWRKTLQTCHDDASKFLHLLAKPGCNYLEQEDFIPFLQDVVNSHSGLAFLKEAADFHSRYMTTVVQRIFYNVNRSWTGKITSSELRKSSFLQNVALLEEEEDVNQLTEYFSYEHFYVIYCKFWELDTDHDLFIDQKDLARHNDHAISNRMMERIFSGAVTRDRRVHKEGRLTYADFVWFIISEEDKRTETSIEYWFRCMDLDGDGVLSMYELQHFYEEQCQKLETMAIEPLPFHDCLCQMLDLVRPEVEGKITLRDLKRCKMSHIFFDTFFNIDKYLDHEQRDPFSVVRDGETEGQDISDWERYAAEEYDILVAEETANEQYHDGNSPDF, encoded by the exons ATGCCATCACCACAAGTCTTACAGCCCGTCCTCAAAATGAAAGTGGACGAACTCTTCCTGAATTGGTTGAGTGAGTCCAACACTCAGGTGGTCCTGAAGGAATACCTCTGGAAGATCAAGAACGGAGACAAGATCGAACTGGGCTCAGGGGACAGCAAAGACAACAGTACCTCCTTCTTAAGTGAGAATGGACACTCACCGACCAGTAAGGGCACACCTGACAGGACTTCAACACCTGGCAGTACTGCATCCAACCCTCCATCTTCGACGTTGCCTTCTGCCAGTGGAGGTCTTGCCCGAGTGGGGGCCAGTGCAAGGGCTCTGCGACGCTCTGTCAGCACCAAGAAG GCCCAGGTCAAGAAAGAGGAGCCCATTACGCCGGCGCTAAGTGAAAGCGTTCCAAAGTTCTACTTCCCTCGGGGGCGGCCCAAAGCCAACCTCAACATCGACCATCTCATTTCCAAGATAGAGAAAATATTTTCCCAATTCCCCAATGAAAGGGCCACCATTGAGGACATGGGGAACGTTGCCAAG GCCTGTGAGTGCCCTGTCTACTGGAAGGCCCCATTGTTCTGTGCGGCTGGAGGGGACAGGACGGGCTTCGTGTCCGTTCACAAGTTCGTGGCCATGTGGAGAAA aacACTGCAGACCTGTCACGATGACGCATCCAAATTTCTGCACCTTTTGGCCAAGCCTGGCTGTAATTACTTGGAACAAGAGGACTTTATTCCATTCCTGCAG gatgtggTGAACTCACACTCGGGCCTTGCCTTTCTGAAGGAGGCGGCGGACTTCCACTCCCGCTACATGACCACG GTAGTCCAGAGAATATTCTATAACGTCAACAGGTCATGGACAGGCAAGATCACCAGCTCAGAGCTCCGCAAGAGCAGCTTTCTTCAG AACGTGGCtttgctggaggaggaggaggatgtgaaCCAGCTGACCGAGTACTTCTCCTACGAGCATTTCTACGTCATCTACTGCAAGTTCTGGGAACTGGACACAGACCACGATCTCTTCATCGACCAGAAAGACTTGGCGCGGCACAATGACCATG CCATTTCAAACCGCATGATGGAGAGGATATTCTCTGGAGCAGTGACGAG ggaTCGGAGAGTCCACAAGGAGGGCCGGCTGACGTATGCTGACTTTGTGTGGTTCATCATCTCCGAGGAGGACAAGAGGACCGAGACCAG CATAGAGTACTGGTTCCGCTGCATGGACCTGGACGGGGACGGGGTGCTGTCCATGTACGAGCTGCAGCACTTCTACGAGGAGCAGTGCCAGAAGCTGGAGACCATGGCCATCGAGCCCCTGCCCTTCCACGACTGCCTCTGCCAGATGCTGGACCTCGTCAGGCCGGAGGTGGAAG GGAAAATAACCCTTCGTGACTTGAAAAGGTGCAAGATGTCCCACATATTCTTCGACACCTTCTTCAACATCGACAAGTACCTGGACCACGAGCAGAGGGACCCTTTCTCCGTAGTGAGG GATGGAGAGACTGAGGGCCAGGACATCTCCGACTGGGAGAGATACGCTGCGGAGGAGTACGACATCCTGGTGGCGGAGGAGACGGCCAACGAGCAGTACCACGACGG GAACTCTCCTGACTTCTGA
- the ppp2r3b gene encoding serine/threonine-protein phosphatase 2A regulatory subunit B'' subunit beta isoform X1, protein MPSPQVLQPVLKMKVDELFLNWLSESNTQVVLKEYLWKIKNGDKIELGSGDSKDNSTSFLSENGHSPTSKGTPDRTSTPGSTASNPPSSTLPSASGGLARVGASARALRRSVSTKKAQVKKEEPITPALSESVPKFYFPRGRPKANLNIDHLISKIEKIFSQFPNERATIEDMGNVAKACECPVYWKAPLFCAAGGDRTGFVSVHKFVAMWRKTLQTCHDDASKFLHLLAKPGCNYLEQEDFIPFLQDVVNSHSGLAFLKEAADFHSRYMTTVVQRIFYNVNRSWTGKITSSELRKSSFLQNVALLEEEEDVNQLTEYFSYEHFYVIYCKFWELDTDHDLFIDQKDLARHNDHAISNRMMERIFSGAVTRDRRVHKEGRLTYADFVWFIISEEDKRTETSIEYWFRCMDLDGDGVLSMYELQHFYEEQCQKLETMAIEPLPFHDCLCQMLDLVRPEVEGKITLRDLKRCKMSHIFFDTFFNIDKYLDHEQRDPFSVVRDGETEGQDISDWERYAAEEYDILVAEETANEQYHDGYEDVLEPMEEHGSGLQGEKRHFFNIPNPHCNLDLEEYEYEDDFE, encoded by the exons ATGCCATCACCACAAGTCTTACAGCCCGTCCTCAAAATGAAAGTGGACGAACTCTTCCTGAATTGGTTGAGTGAGTCCAACACTCAGGTGGTCCTGAAGGAATACCTCTGGAAGATCAAGAACGGAGACAAGATCGAACTGGGCTCAGGGGACAGCAAAGACAACAGTACCTCCTTCTTAAGTGAGAATGGACACTCACCGACCAGTAAGGGCACACCTGACAGGACTTCAACACCTGGCAGTACTGCATCCAACCCTCCATCTTCGACGTTGCCTTCTGCCAGTGGAGGTCTTGCCCGAGTGGGGGCCAGTGCAAGGGCTCTGCGACGCTCTGTCAGCACCAAGAAG GCCCAGGTCAAGAAAGAGGAGCCCATTACGCCGGCGCTAAGTGAAAGCGTTCCAAAGTTCTACTTCCCTCGGGGGCGGCCCAAAGCCAACCTCAACATCGACCATCTCATTTCCAAGATAGAGAAAATATTTTCCCAATTCCCCAATGAAAGGGCCACCATTGAGGACATGGGGAACGTTGCCAAG GCCTGTGAGTGCCCTGTCTACTGGAAGGCCCCATTGTTCTGTGCGGCTGGAGGGGACAGGACGGGCTTCGTGTCCGTTCACAAGTTCGTGGCCATGTGGAGAAA aacACTGCAGACCTGTCACGATGACGCATCCAAATTTCTGCACCTTTTGGCCAAGCCTGGCTGTAATTACTTGGAACAAGAGGACTTTATTCCATTCCTGCAG gatgtggTGAACTCACACTCGGGCCTTGCCTTTCTGAAGGAGGCGGCGGACTTCCACTCCCGCTACATGACCACG GTAGTCCAGAGAATATTCTATAACGTCAACAGGTCATGGACAGGCAAGATCACCAGCTCAGAGCTCCGCAAGAGCAGCTTTCTTCAG AACGTGGCtttgctggaggaggaggaggatgtgaaCCAGCTGACCGAGTACTTCTCCTACGAGCATTTCTACGTCATCTACTGCAAGTTCTGGGAACTGGACACAGACCACGATCTCTTCATCGACCAGAAAGACTTGGCGCGGCACAATGACCATG CCATTTCAAACCGCATGATGGAGAGGATATTCTCTGGAGCAGTGACGAG ggaTCGGAGAGTCCACAAGGAGGGCCGGCTGACGTATGCTGACTTTGTGTGGTTCATCATCTCCGAGGAGGACAAGAGGACCGAGACCAG CATAGAGTACTGGTTCCGCTGCATGGACCTGGACGGGGACGGGGTGCTGTCCATGTACGAGCTGCAGCACTTCTACGAGGAGCAGTGCCAGAAGCTGGAGACCATGGCCATCGAGCCCCTGCCCTTCCACGACTGCCTCTGCCAGATGCTGGACCTCGTCAGGCCGGAGGTGGAAG GGAAAATAACCCTTCGTGACTTGAAAAGGTGCAAGATGTCCCACATATTCTTCGACACCTTCTTCAACATCGACAAGTACCTGGACCACGAGCAGAGGGACCCTTTCTCCGTAGTGAGG GATGGAGAGACTGAGGGCCAGGACATCTCCGACTGGGAGAGATACGCTGCGGAGGAGTACGACATCCTGGTGGCGGAGGAGACGGCCAACGAGCAGTACCACGACGG GTACGAGGACGTCCTGGAGCCCATGGAGGAGCACGGCTCGGGCCTGCAGGGTGAGAAACGGCACTTCTTTAACATCCCCAACCCCCACTGCAACCTGGACCTGGAGGAGTACGAGTACGAGGACGACTTTGAGTGA